TCGCCGAGCTGGCCACCCCGGCGCTGACCGCGATGACGTCGCCCGGGTCGGCGATGGGCCGGATCGCGATCGAAACGCTGGTACGCCAGCTGGACGGGGCCGGCACCGCGTGCCACCAGCAGCTGCTGCCGTGCGCGCTGGAGATCCGGGGATCGACCGCGGCACCCCGACGTCGCCACCCGGATGGGGGCTGACCAGGAAAAACGGCCCGTCGCCGCGCGGCAACGCGACGACGGACCCAGCGAAGTACCGGGCTCGATACTCAACGAGGAGGATAGCAATGCAGCGATTCCACCGGATCGTCGCGGCGATCGCCCTGGCGGCGACCGCGACGACCACCGTGGCCGCGTGCGGCGACGACGACAGCGGTGACGGCAGCGGGGCCAGGACCCTCAAGCTCTGGCACTACGAGGGCGAGACCAGCGCGATGGGGGTCGGCTGGGACCGGGCCATCGAGATCTTCAAGACCGAGCACCCCGGCGTCGAGGTGCGCTTCGAGCGCAAGGCGTTCGAGCAGATCCAGCAGAACGCCGGCATGATCGTCAACTCGTCCGAGGGTCCGGACATCATGGAGTACAACAAGGGCAACGCGACCGCCGGCCTGTTTTCGTCGCAGGGCCTGCTCACCGACCTCAGCGGCGAGGCGGACAAGCGCGGTTGGGCCGACAAGCTCAGCCCCAGCCTGCAGACCACCGCGCGGTACAGCGACAAGGGCGTGATGGGGTCGGGTAACTGGTTCGGCGTGCCGAACTACGGCGAGTACGTCACGGTCTACTACAACAAGGACCTGTTCGACCGCAACGGCGTCACGGTGCCGACCACGCTGGCCGAGTTGACCGCCGCGATGGACACCTTCGTGCGCAAGGGCGTCACCCCGCTGGGCATGGCCGGCGCCGAGTACCCGGCCGGGCAGCTGTTCTACCAGCTGGCCCTGTCGAAGGCCGACCGGCAGTTCGTCGACAACTACCAGCTCTACAAGAACCCCGTCGACTTCAAGGCCGACCCCCTCAAGTACGGCGCGGACACCTTCGCCGAGTGGGTGCGCAAGGGCTACGTCGCCAAGGACTCGGCGAGCCTCAAGGCCGAGGACATGGGCACCGCGTTCATCGCGGGCAAGACCCCGATGATCGTCTCCGGCAGCTGGTGGTACGGCCGGTTCAAGGCCGAGATGAAGGCCACCTGGGACACCTTCCTGTTCCCGGGCAACACCCTCACCGCCGGCTCGTCCGGCAACCTCTGGGTCGTCCCGACGAACAGCAAGGCCAAGAGCCTGGCGTACGACTTCATCGACATCACCCTGCGCCCGGAGATCCAGGATCTGATCGGGAACAACGGTGGCATCCCGGTGGCCGGCGACCCCGCGAAGATCACCGACCCGAAGGACCGCAAGCTGATCGAGGACTTCAACACGGTCAGCAAGCAGGACGGGCTGGCCTTCTACCCGGACTGGCCGGTGCCCGGCTACTACGACGTGCTGGTCGGCGGGTTCCAGGCGCTGATCAACGGGTCCAAGTCCCCCGACCAGGTGCTCGACACGATCGCCAAGCCGTACGCCGACGGCGTCAAGGAGATCACCGGCAAGTGACAGGTGGGCGGCGGGCGTGACCGGGACGACCGGCGGGCCCGCCGCCGGGCCGGGAAGGATCCGCCATGGCAGTCCCCGACACCGCCGCCGGCACACCGGCGGCGACCCGCACCCGCTCCCCCGTCCGCCCGTCCCGCCGTCGACCGCGCGGCCGGGGCGCGGCCTACTGGCTCTACCTGCTCCCCGGGGCGGCGCTGTTCGTCCTGGTCATCGGCGTGCCCCTGGTCGGCACCGGGTACCTGTCGCTGACCCGATGGTCGGGCGTCGGCGACCCCACCTTCGTCGGGTTGGCCAACTACCGGCAGTTGCTGGACGACGAGGTGTTCTGGGCGTCGTTCCGCAACACGGTGGCGATGATCGTGGCGATGGTGGTGGTGCCGACGCTGCTCGGGCTGCTGCTCGCCGCGGTGCTCTTCGACGTCGTCGGCCGGCGGTTCCGGCCCCGGACGGCGGCGGCCCTGCGGGCGGCGTTCTACCTGCCGCAGGTGCTGCCGGTGGTGGTGGCCGGCATCGTCTGGGGCTGGATCCTGCGCCCGGACGGCGCGTTCAACAGCGTGCTCGACGCGGTCGGTCTCGGGGCGCTGCGCCACGACTGGCTGGGCGACCCGGACACCGCGCTGCCGGCGGTGATGGCGGTGATGATCTGGGTGCAGATCGGCTACCCGGTGGTGGTGTTCATGGCGGCGTTGCAGCGGGTCGACCCGGAGCTCTACGAGGCGGCCGAGGTCGACGGGGCGGGCTGGCGGCACCGGTTCCGGGCGATCACCGTGCCGCAGATCCGGCCGGAGACCTTCGTGGTGGCCCTGACCTGCACCATCGCCGCGTTGAAGGTGTTCGGACCGATCTTCGCGCTGACCCGGGGCGGCCCGGAGAACGCCACCAACGTGCCGTCCTACTTCGCCTACTACACGTTCTTCAAGAAGCTCCAGGTCGGGTACGGTTCCGCGATCTCCACCGTGCTCACGGTGATCATCGTGGTGGTGGCCGTGGTCTTCATCGGGGTGCAGGCCCGCAGTGAGCGCCGGGACCGGGGGGTCTGAGATGGCCGTCATGATCGCCAAGGTCCCGGTCCGCCGGAAGGTGCGCGACCGGCACCACCGGGGCGTCAGCCGCTGGCTGGTGCTCGCCGGGGTCACCGTGGGCGCGCTGGTCATGCTGGTGCCGTTCGCGTTCATGCTGCTCAACGCGTTCAAGTCGCCGGGCGACTACTCGTCGGACGGCCCGCTGAGCTGGCCGACGGAGTTCTACACCACGGGCCTGCGGACATACTGGTCCACGGTGAACTTCCCGCTCAAGCTGTGGAACTCGGCGCTCATCGCCGGGTCGGTGGCGGTGCTCGGCGTCGTCGTGTCACTGCTCAACGCGTACGCGCTGGGCATCGGCCGGGTCCGCGGCCGGCTGTGGATCGTCGGGCTGTTCCTGCTGGCCAACATGCTGCCGCAGGAGGCGTTGGTCTACCCGCTGTACTACGTCGCCAAGGAGGTCGGCCTCTACAACACCCGACTGTCGGTGATCATCATCTTCACCGTCATCCAGAGCGCCTTCGGCACCTACCTGCTCGCCTCGGTGCTCGGCACCTTCCCGCGGGCACTGCTGGAGGCCGCCGCGCTGGACGGCGCCGGCACGTGGACGGTGCTGTGGCGGGTGGTCTTCCCCAACCTGCGACCCACCCTCGCCGTCCTGCTGATCTTCTTCTTCATCTGGACCTGGAACGAGTTCCTCATCCCGCTGGTCATGCTGATCGACAACCAGACCCAGACCGTCCCGGTGGCCCTCGCGTCGTTGCAGGGCGACCGGCTGATGGACGCCCCGACGACCAACGCCGGCGCACTGATCAGCCTGGTGCCGGCCATCCTGTTCTTCCTCATCTTCCAGCGCACCCTGGCGCGCGGCATCACGGCAGGAGCCGAGAAGTGAAGTTCACCGACGGGTACTGGCAACTGCGTCCGGGCGTCAGCGTGCTGCGCCCGGGCACTGTCGAATCGGTCGAGCCGGACGACCGTGGCTTCACCGTCTTCG
Above is a window of Micromonospora rifamycinica DNA encoding:
- a CDS encoding extracellular solute-binding protein; the protein is MQRFHRIVAAIALAATATTTVAACGDDDSGDGSGARTLKLWHYEGETSAMGVGWDRAIEIFKTEHPGVEVRFERKAFEQIQQNAGMIVNSSEGPDIMEYNKGNATAGLFSSQGLLTDLSGEADKRGWADKLSPSLQTTARYSDKGVMGSGNWFGVPNYGEYVTVYYNKDLFDRNGVTVPTTLAELTAAMDTFVRKGVTPLGMAGAEYPAGQLFYQLALSKADRQFVDNYQLYKNPVDFKADPLKYGADTFAEWVRKGYVAKDSASLKAEDMGTAFIAGKTPMIVSGSWWYGRFKAEMKATWDTFLFPGNTLTAGSSGNLWVVPTNSKAKSLAYDFIDITLRPEIQDLIGNNGGIPVAGDPAKITDPKDRKLIEDFNTVSKQDGLAFYPDWPVPGYYDVLVGGFQALINGSKSPDQVLDTIAKPYADGVKEITGK
- a CDS encoding carbohydrate ABC transporter permease, with product MAVPDTAAGTPAATRTRSPVRPSRRRPRGRGAAYWLYLLPGAALFVLVIGVPLVGTGYLSLTRWSGVGDPTFVGLANYRQLLDDEVFWASFRNTVAMIVAMVVVPTLLGLLLAAVLFDVVGRRFRPRTAAALRAAFYLPQVLPVVVAGIVWGWILRPDGAFNSVLDAVGLGALRHDWLGDPDTALPAVMAVMIWVQIGYPVVVFMAALQRVDPELYEAAEVDGAGWRHRFRAITVPQIRPETFVVALTCTIAALKVFGPIFALTRGGPENATNVPSYFAYYTFFKKLQVGYGSAISTVLTVIIVVVAVVFIGVQARSERRDRGV
- a CDS encoding carbohydrate ABC transporter permease, with protein sequence MIAKVPVRRKVRDRHHRGVSRWLVLAGVTVGALVMLVPFAFMLLNAFKSPGDYSSDGPLSWPTEFYTTGLRTYWSTVNFPLKLWNSALIAGSVAVLGVVVSLLNAYALGIGRVRGRLWIVGLFLLANMLPQEALVYPLYYVAKEVGLYNTRLSVIIIFTVIQSAFGTYLLASVLGTFPRALLEAAALDGAGTWTVLWRVVFPNLRPTLAVLLIFFFIWTWNEFLIPLVMLIDNQTQTVPVALASLQGDRLMDAPTTNAGALISLVPAILFFLIFQRTLARGITAGAEK